In Thermosynechococcus sichuanensis E542, a single genomic region encodes these proteins:
- a CDS encoding DUF3146 family protein — MAPHSLPQTTAYVRIIAQSWQEGHIRGHVCASEYQWEFCWQFKAKKLLISPALGRALIKEPLGRFLEAQDYQLEPGGDYEFVVRAKF; from the coding sequence GTGGCTCCCCATTCCCTACCCCAAACGACGGCCTATGTCCGCATCATTGCCCAAAGTTGGCAAGAGGGTCACATTCGTGGCCACGTCTGCGCCAGCGAGTACCAGTGGGAATTTTGCTGGCAATTTAAGGCGAAAAAACTGCTAATTTCTCCAGCCCTTGGCCGTGCCCTGATCAAAGAACCCTTGGGGCGATTTCTGGAGGCGCAGGATTATCAACTGGAGCCGGGGGGCGATTATGAATTTGTGGTTCGTGCCAAATTTTAG
- a CDS encoding Hsp70 family protein codes for MTYAIDFGTSNTLVARWNYASQAAEAVTLSGLSVGFGEVPALIPSLAYVEDASVPLVVVGQQVRDRGFDVVGDRRFFSRFKRGIGATVQGYLPALDGCALSFETIGTWFLQALLKELKHTSGGDVEQGLIFTVPVDSFETYRSWLLQVCEGFAIQQIRLLDEPTAAALGYGVADRPLILVIDFGGGTLDLSLVELKTDQRQSRPLGFILKWGDRTSSDNQRPRTARVIAKAGLNLGGTDIDHWIVDEWVKRGMTANSLLLRLAERLKIQLSQQPYAQEVYFDSETFTTLELRLERPELEEILRQQQFFQRLDDALTQVLQQARRQGITPDNIDAVLLVGGTTQIPAVQKWVAEYFDATKINGQQPFTAVAMGALAVTQGLHLKDFLYHSYGIRFWDAKLNRHGWHPIIQRGQPYPMGEPVELILGASTEGQPSIELVIGELGDEQGGVEIFFDGDRLITRSAGERTVQPLNDTPQGKTLAKLDPPGYPGSDRIRVLFQVDGDRQLRVTVDDLLTQERLINNQIVTQLR; via the coding sequence GTGACCTACGCAATTGATTTTGGAACCAGTAATACGTTGGTGGCGCGGTGGAATTATGCCAGCCAAGCAGCGGAAGCGGTAACCCTCTCTGGACTCTCGGTGGGGTTTGGGGAGGTGCCTGCCCTCATTCCTAGCTTGGCCTATGTGGAGGATGCTAGTGTCCCCCTTGTGGTGGTGGGGCAGCAGGTGCGCGATCGCGGGTTTGATGTCGTGGGCGATCGCCGCTTTTTCTCGCGGTTCAAGCGCGGTATTGGCGCTACGGTACAGGGCTATTTACCGGCGCTGGATGGCTGTGCTTTGAGCTTTGAAACCATTGGCACATGGTTTTTGCAAGCGCTGTTGAAAGAACTAAAACACACTAGCGGCGGCGATGTCGAGCAGGGGTTGATTTTCACAGTGCCGGTAGATAGTTTTGAAACCTATCGCAGTTGGCTGTTGCAGGTGTGTGAGGGGTTTGCCATTCAGCAAATTCGCCTCTTGGATGAACCCACGGCTGCGGCTTTGGGCTATGGTGTGGCCGATCGCCCCCTGATTTTGGTGATTGATTTTGGCGGCGGCACCCTCGATCTCTCCCTTGTGGAACTCAAGACCGATCAACGCCAAAGCCGTCCCTTGGGATTTATTCTCAAGTGGGGCGATCGGACCTCGAGCGACAACCAACGGCCTCGGACAGCGCGGGTGATTGCCAAAGCAGGCTTGAATTTAGGGGGCACCGATATTGACCACTGGATTGTGGATGAGTGGGTGAAGCGGGGGATGACCGCCAATAGCCTGCTGCTGCGCCTTGCCGAGCGCTTAAAAATTCAACTCTCACAGCAGCCCTACGCCCAAGAGGTGTACTTTGACAGCGAAACCTTCACCACCCTTGAACTGCGTCTCGAACGGCCCGAACTGGAGGAGATTCTCCGCCAGCAGCAGTTTTTTCAACGCCTCGATGATGCCCTCACCCAGGTGCTACAACAGGCACGCCGCCAAGGGATCACCCCCGACAATATCGATGCCGTTCTCTTAGTGGGGGGAACCACACAAATTCCAGCGGTGCAAAAATGGGTGGCTGAGTATTTTGACGCCACAAAGATCAACGGCCAACAGCCCTTTACAGCGGTGGCCATGGGTGCTCTGGCAGTAACCCAAGGGCTGCATCTCAAGGATTTTCTCTACCACAGCTACGGCATTCGCTTTTGGGATGCGAAGCTCAACCGTCATGGCTGGCACCCCATTATCCAGCGGGGACAACCCTACCCCATGGGCGAACCGGTGGAGTTAATTTTAGGCGCCTCGACGGAGGGGCAACCCAGTATTGAACTGGTAATTGGCGAACTGGGGGATGAGCAAGGGGGTGTGGAGATCTTTTTTGATGGCGATCGCCTAATTACCCGCAGTGCCGGTGAACGCACCGTGCAACCCCTCAATGACACCCCCCAGGGCAAAACCCTTGCCAAGCTGGATCCCCCCGGCTATCCGGGGAGCGATCGCATTCGGGTTCTCTTCCAAGTGGATGGCGATCGCCAACTGCGGGTTACGGTTGATGACTTGCTGACCCAAGAGCGTCTCATCAATAATCAAATCGTCACCCAATTGCGTTGA
- the hemH gene encoding ferrochelatase, translating into MASQTGVLLLNLGGPDRPEDVRPFLYNLFSDPEIIRLPFRWLQKPLAWFISTSRARRSQANYAQIGGGSPLRRITEQQAHALKDALNRIGIEANLYIGMRYWHPFTEEAIAQIKADRIRDLVILPLYPQFSISTSGSSFRLLESLWNQDPELQKIRYTLIPSWYNHPGYVAAMADLIRQELDQCPNPDEAVIFFSAHGVPKSYVTEAGDPYQEEIEACVRLIMAALNRPNAHVLAYQSRVGPVEWLQPYTEDVIPELAAQGVKTLVVVPISFISEHIETLQEIDIEYRELAEEAGIEVFRRVPALNDHSGFISALAQLVKDALAAPPRTFAEVNKSRKRVKLYPQERWEWGMTSAAERWNGRLAMLGFLALIIELISGQGPLHMLGLL; encoded by the coding sequence ATGGCGAGCCAAACAGGTGTACTACTTCTCAATTTAGGGGGACCGGATCGCCCCGAGGATGTGCGCCCCTTTTTGTACAACCTGTTCTCGGATCCCGAAATTATTCGCTTGCCCTTCCGCTGGCTGCAAAAGCCCCTTGCTTGGTTTATCTCCACGAGTCGCGCCCGTCGCTCCCAAGCCAATTACGCCCAAATTGGTGGTGGTTCTCCCCTGCGGCGGATTACCGAACAACAAGCCCATGCCCTGAAGGATGCTCTAAACCGCATTGGTATTGAGGCCAATCTCTACATTGGCATGCGCTACTGGCATCCTTTTACGGAAGAGGCGATCGCCCAAATCAAAGCGGATCGCATTCGCGATCTGGTAATTTTGCCCCTTTACCCCCAGTTTTCCATTAGCACCAGTGGCTCCAGTTTTCGCCTCCTAGAGAGCCTGTGGAATCAAGACCCTGAATTGCAAAAAATTCGCTATACGCTGATCCCCTCTTGGTACAACCACCCCGGCTATGTGGCGGCTATGGCGGACTTGATTCGCCAAGAATTAGACCAATGTCCCAACCCCGATGAGGCGGTGATTTTCTTTAGCGCCCACGGCGTTCCCAAAAGCTATGTCACCGAAGCGGGCGATCCCTACCAAGAGGAAATTGAAGCCTGCGTGCGGCTGATCATGGCCGCCCTGAATCGTCCCAATGCCCATGTGCTGGCCTACCAAAGTCGCGTAGGGCCTGTGGAGTGGTTGCAACCCTACACCGAAGATGTCATTCCCGAATTGGCAGCTCAAGGGGTGAAAACCCTTGTTGTAGTGCCCATTAGTTTCATTTCAGAGCACATTGAAACCCTCCAAGAAATTGACATCGAGTACCGCGAGCTGGCTGAGGAAGCGGGGATTGAAGTGTTTCGGCGCGTGCCTGCCCTCAACGACCACAGTGGCTTTATTAGTGCCCTTGCCCAACTGGTGAAGGACGCCCTTGCCGCACCACCGCGTACCTTTGCTGAGGTGAATAAGTCCCGCAAGCGGGTGAAGCTCTATCCTCAAGAACGCTGGGAATGGGGCATGACCTCCGCTGCTGAACGCTGGAATGGACGCTTGGCAATGCTCGGTTTTTTAGCCTTGATCATTGAGTTGATTAGCGGCCAAGGCCCACTGCACATGTTGGGACTACTTTGA
- a CDS encoding DUF7219 family protein translates to MSESPQPEFDKEKFLFPTSRYHGAFTPQNLAFNANLQEFAQRVSYICGLETGGKISSEEAYHQIKALWKQLKKSRELLFASVPPEEDADSSDID, encoded by the coding sequence GTGTCCGAATCGCCCCAACCGGAATTTGACAAAGAAAAATTCCTCTTCCCCACCAGCCGCTACCATGGTGCATTTACGCCGCAAAACTTGGCCTTTAATGCCAATTTGCAGGAATTTGCTCAGCGGGTGAGTTATATTTGTGGTCTGGAAACGGGCGGTAAGATTAGTTCCGAGGAGGCCTACCATCAAATTAAGGCGCTTTGGAAGCAACTGAAGAAATCACGAGAGTTGCTCTTTGCCAGTGTTCCTCCTGAGGAGGATGCGGATAGCTCAGATATTGATTAG
- the argC gene encoding N-acetyl-gamma-glutamyl-phosphate reductase, whose protein sequence is MGDRVTVGIVGASGYGGVQLVRLLLDHPQVEITYLGGEGSAGRPYTELYPHLQGRVNLTVEPVSVEVIRDRAEVVFLSLPNGIACKLAPQLLEQGCKVLDLSADYRFQDLKTYTQWYGEPREDAATAQKAVYGLPELYRDRIRQSSLIGCPGCYPTASLLALAPLMKQGLIEPNTAIIDAKSGTSGGGRQGKINLLLAEADNSLAAYNVARHRHTPEIEAICSDLAGQSVLVQFTPHLVPMPRGILATVYATLRDPGLVREDLITIYQAFYRHSPWVNILPPGLYPQTKWAWGTNACFIGIEVDERTGRIIVMSAIDNLMKGQASQAVQCLNLMMGWPETMGLPQVAFYP, encoded by the coding sequence ATGGGCGATCGCGTGACGGTGGGGATTGTGGGAGCTTCTGGCTATGGGGGCGTCCAACTGGTGCGTTTACTCCTTGACCATCCCCAGGTGGAGATTACCTACCTTGGTGGCGAGGGGAGTGCCGGTCGCCCCTACACAGAGCTATATCCCCATTTGCAGGGACGGGTGAATCTCACGGTGGAACCCGTATCCGTGGAGGTGATTCGCGATCGCGCCGAAGTGGTGTTTCTCTCGCTACCCAATGGCATTGCCTGCAAACTTGCTCCGCAACTTCTCGAGCAGGGCTGCAAAGTGCTGGATCTCTCCGCAGACTATCGTTTTCAGGATTTGAAAACCTACACCCAGTGGTACGGTGAACCTCGGGAAGATGCAGCTACGGCTCAAAAAGCGGTCTATGGGTTACCAGAACTCTATCGCGATCGCATTCGCCAAAGTTCCCTCATTGGCTGTCCCGGCTGTTATCCCACCGCTAGTTTGCTGGCCTTGGCACCCCTGATGAAGCAGGGTCTGATTGAACCGAACACGGCGATTATTGATGCTAAGTCTGGTACCTCCGGCGGCGGACGTCAGGGCAAAATCAATCTCCTCCTTGCGGAAGCCGACAACTCCCTTGCTGCTTACAATGTGGCGCGCCACCGCCACACTCCAGAAATTGAAGCCATCTGTAGTGACTTGGCGGGTCAAAGTGTTCTCGTGCAGTTTACGCCCCACCTCGTGCCCATGCCGCGGGGGATTTTGGCCACCGTCTATGCTACACTGCGGGATCCGGGTCTGGTGCGGGAAGATTTGATCACGATTTATCAAGCCTTTTATCGCCATTCCCCTTGGGTCAATATCCTGCCCCCCGGTCTCTATCCCCAGACCAAATGGGCTTGGGGCACCAATGCCTGTTTTATTGGCATTGAGGTAGATGAGCGCACTGGACGCATTATTGTCATGTCCGCCATTGATAACCTGATGAAGGGGCAGGCCTCCCAAGCCGTGCAGTGTTTGAATTTAATGATGGGCTGGCCAGAGACGATGGGCTTACCCCAAGTGGCCTTTTATCCCTAG
- a CDS encoding Hpt domain-containing protein, whose amino-acid sequence MTSPIDWDYLATLSGGDREFELELLQTFVEDAQERLQTLANAVNQGNIEQIKRDAHHLKGASGNVGITAMQTVAAQLEQSTTPETLAQAKTLVEELQRLFATVVSEVSA is encoded by the coding sequence ATGACATCGCCGATTGATTGGGATTATCTCGCTACCCTTTCGGGGGGCGATCGCGAGTTTGAATTGGAATTGCTGCAAACTTTTGTTGAGGATGCCCAAGAGCGCCTCCAGACATTGGCCAATGCTGTCAATCAAGGCAACATTGAGCAAATTAAGCGGGATGCCCACCATCTCAAGGGAGCCAGTGGTAATGTCGGCATTACTGCTATGCAGACCGTAGCTGCCCAACTGGAACAATCCACAACCCCGGAAACCCTCGCCCAAGCAAAAACCCTAGTGGAAGAACTACAACGCCTGTTTGCCACCGTGGTTAGTGAGGTCTCCGCTTAA
- a CDS encoding DUF1995 family protein, giving the protein MSILPPDSLETALSQAQQATQAALQAGKNRLQIEILLPDLNVMAFAAGYLPLFAELGSDLKVFFADAGSAALARREWGETTYSVRGVNELLTPIEASDRAIVIVAPTPVEVNAIEQMCETAGDRPFILLNPRLQDVAVVGIGYAGRRLRERFLNTLEPCYYLRPLAETIILWRCYPQPWQIWQYSETAPTCLAEFEQRPSREDIERALIPQGKPRGQGVFSRLGAFLRALQN; this is encoded by the coding sequence ATGTCGATCCTGCCCCCCGATAGTCTGGAGACTGCCCTCAGCCAAGCTCAACAGGCCACCCAAGCGGCGCTGCAAGCGGGTAAAAATCGCTTGCAAATTGAGATCTTGCTGCCGGATCTCAATGTGATGGCCTTTGCCGCTGGCTACCTTCCCCTCTTTGCAGAACTCGGTTCTGATCTCAAGGTCTTTTTTGCCGATGCTGGCTCTGCCGCCCTTGCCCGTCGCGAATGGGGTGAAACCACCTATAGTGTACGGGGCGTGAATGAATTACTGACACCGATAGAAGCGAGCGATCGCGCCATTGTCATCGTCGCCCCAACCCCTGTAGAAGTCAACGCCATTGAGCAGATGTGTGAAACGGCGGGCGATCGCCCCTTTATCCTTTTGAACCCAAGGCTGCAGGATGTGGCGGTCGTTGGTATTGGCTACGCTGGTCGGCGATTGCGGGAGCGTTTCTTGAACACCCTCGAACCCTGCTATTACCTGCGTCCCCTTGCAGAAACCATCATTCTCTGGCGTTGTTATCCGCAACCATGGCAAATTTGGCAGTACAGTGAAACAGCCCCCACCTGTCTTGCAGAATTTGAGCAACGCCCCAGTAGGGAAGACATTGAGCGTGCCCTGATCCCCCAAGGGAAACCCCGTGGGCAGGGAGTGTTTAGTCGCTTAGGTGCCTTTTTGCGAGCACTTCAGAATTAG